One Streptococcus sp. S1 DNA window includes the following coding sequences:
- a CDS encoding M protein trans-acting positive regulator PRD domain-containing protein has protein sequence MRLLLSKKQRRQLQLLEILIKEKRWFHLKELAKRLDCTERSLKEDLSNLRSTFDDFIIESSTNGIKLSYEDSVGLEVIYHHFFKESQAFALIEYLFFHKDVSNEYICRKFDLSHQSFYRLIRTINQKLQTKYNIKIDLKPLNLVGDEIDVRFFYAQYFAERYYYMEWPFPEFKEEAVTDLITFFFKLYGYPLTFSVLRSYKVLLTVYLSRIKQGYFIDMPTNYDVYKDQYQGVTNVEEMLRYFSLQLGVELNGKVLEQFFIIFIQENFYFSPESLIEAAATDSYAKKSTTLIKDMFRELCYTYDLDIENLDEMLMHVHNTSHLGRKELFSEFLLFDIKTNTNEDFKSIFPAFYDDLRNYLIIYMKTMKHDLNEEILKHMIYTVYTHWERLLPQLLRRRKSIKVLIISRFDDHHAKSMIDFLNFYCTDNFEFTQMIKYNLTVDDIENSDADVVVANFMIPKLKRKTFICTSSLSLLGLVEKLNAFFYDFTSAEH, from the coding sequence ATGAGACTGCTCTTATCCAAAAAACAGAGACGCCAATTGCAATTATTAGAAATCTTGATTAAGGAAAAAAGATGGTTCCACTTGAAAGAGTTGGCCAAGCGTTTGGATTGTACAGAACGTTCGTTAAAAGAAGATTTGTCTAATCTTCGTAGCACTTTTGATGACTTTATAATTGAATCATCTACCAATGGAATCAAACTTAGTTATGAGGATTCGGTTGGGCTTGAGGTAATTTACCATCACTTTTTTAAAGAATCACAAGCATTCGCATTGATTGAATATCTCTTTTTCCACAAGGATGTTTCCAATGAATATATTTGCAGGAAGTTTGATCTGAGTCACCAATCTTTCTACCGCTTGATTCGGACGATTAATCAGAAGCTTCAAACCAAATACAATATAAAGATTGATTTGAAACCCTTGAACCTTGTCGGAGATGAGATTGACGTTCGTTTCTTTTATGCCCAATATTTTGCAGAGCGTTATTACTATATGGAATGGCCTTTCCCAGAATTTAAGGAAGAGGCTGTGACCGACTTGATCACCTTCTTCTTCAAACTCTATGGCTATCCATTGACTTTCTCTGTCCTCAGGTCTTATAAAGTTCTTTTGACAGTCTACTTATCACGTATTAAGCAGGGCTATTTTATTGACATGCCAACGAACTATGATGTGTATAAGGACCAGTATCAAGGGGTGACCAATGTCGAGGAGATGTTGCGCTACTTTAGCTTGCAGCTGGGTGTCGAGTTGAATGGAAAAGTGCTGGAGCAGTTCTTCATTATCTTTATTCAAGAGAATTTCTATTTCAGCCCTGAAAGCCTGATTGAAGCTGCAGCAACAGACTCTTATGCAAAAAAATCGACAACTCTCATTAAAGACATGTTCAGGGAGCTATGTTATACCTATGATTTAGATATTGAAAATCTAGATGAGATGTTGATGCATGTCCATAATACGTCACATCTCGGTCGGAAAGAATTATTCTCCGAGTTCCTCTTATTTGATATCAAGACCAATACCAACGAAGATTTCAAGAGCATCTTCCCAGCCTTTTATGATGATTTGAGAAACTATTTAATCATCTATATGAAGACCATGAAGCATGATCTAAATGAAGAGATTCTCAAGCACATGATATATACGGTTTACACTCACTGGGAGCGTCTCTTACCGCAGTTATTGCGCCGTCGGAAATCCATTAAGGTCTTAATTATTAGTCGTTTTGATGATCACCATGCCAAATCCATGATCGATTTTCTTAATTTTTACTGTACGGATAACTTTGAATTTACGCAGATGATCAAGTATAATCTAACAGTGGATGATATCGAGAATTCGGACGCAGATGTTGTGGTAGCTAACTTTATGATACCGAAATTAAAGAGAAAAACCTTTATCTGTACAAGTAGTCTCTCATTACTTGGGCTAGTCGAAAAACTCAACGCATTCTTTTATGATTTTACCAGTGCAGAACACTAA
- a CDS encoding hemolysin family protein, translating to MEDPGSQEILLEFILLIVLTLLNAFFSATEMSMVSLNRSRVEQKAEEGDKKYIRLLSVLEQPNHFLSTIQVGITLITILSGASLADSLGHVIAGWMGNTKTALATGSFLSLAFLTYISIVFGELYPKRIAMNLKDELAVRTAPIVILLGKIVSPFVWLLSASTNLLSRITPMEFDDPDEKMTRDEIEYMLTNSEATLDADEIEMLQGIFSLDEMVAREVMVPRTDAFMVDINDDTKEIIESILKQNFSRIPVYDDDKDNVIGLIHTKRLLNEGFINGFDNIVLRKILQEPLFVPETIFVDDLLKELRNTQNQMAILLDEYGGMSGLVTLEDLLEEIVGEIDDETDKAEIDVFEIADNTYVVQGAMSLNDFNEYFDVELQSDDVDTIAGYYLTEVGRIPTLKERLSCEVDSQKKHLILTNDKVKNGRVTKVKVEISEIVEEDEETKSKED from the coding sequence ATGGAAGACCCTGGCAGTCAGGAAATTTTACTGGAATTTATTTTATTGATTGTTTTGACATTGTTGAATGCCTTTTTCTCGGCAACTGAAATGTCAATGGTATCGTTGAATCGCTCTCGTGTTGAGCAAAAAGCTGAAGAAGGAGATAAAAAATACATTCGTCTTCTTAGCGTATTGGAGCAACCTAACCATTTCTTATCCACTATTCAGGTGGGGATCACCTTGATTACCATCTTATCTGGGGCGAGTCTTGCGGATAGCCTTGGACATGTCATTGCTGGATGGATGGGCAATACCAAAACGGCTCTTGCAACTGGAAGCTTTTTATCTCTAGCATTTTTGACTTATATTTCGATCGTATTTGGTGAACTCTATCCGAAACGAATCGCTATGAACTTGAAAGATGAGTTGGCTGTTCGAACAGCTCCGATTGTGATTCTATTAGGAAAAATTGTCAGCCCCTTTGTTTGGTTGCTTTCAGCATCGACCAACCTTTTGAGCCGTATCACGCCAATGGAATTCGATGATCCGGATGAAAAGATGACGCGGGATGAAATCGAGTATATGCTGACCAATAGTGAAGCAACACTAGATGCGGACGAGATTGAGATGCTCCAAGGGATCTTTTCATTAGATGAAATGGTAGCGCGTGAAGTCATGGTGCCTCGGACAGATGCCTTCATGGTTGATATCAATGATGATACCAAAGAAATTATTGAAAGTATCCTCAAGCAAAACTTTTCACGGATTCCTGTCTATGATGATGACAAGGACAATGTCATCGGGCTCATCCATACCAAACGTCTCTTGAACGAAGGATTTATCAATGGCTTTGATAATATTGTCTTAAGAAAGATTTTACAAGAACCTTTGTTTGTTCCAGAGACCATTTTTGTGGATGATCTTTTGAAGGAATTGCGCAATACCCAAAATCAAATGGCCATTCTGCTTGATGAATATGGTGGGATGTCTGGTTTGGTTACTCTTGAAGACCTCTTGGAAGAAATCGTCGGTGAAATTGACGATGAGACTGACAAAGCAGAAATTGATGTCTTTGAAATTGCGGACAATACCTATGTCGTACAAGGAGCCATGTCACTAAATGACTTTAACGAATATTTTGATGTTGAGTTGCAAAGTGATGATGTGGATACCATTGCAGGGTATTATCTGACAGAGGTTGGGCGAATTCCAACCTTGAAAGAGCGACTCAGCTGTGAAGTCGATAGTCAAAAGAAACACCTCATTTTGACAAATGACAAAGTAAAAAATGGTCGTGTGACCAAGGTGAAAGTTGAAATTTCTGAAATCGTCGAGGAAGATGAAGAAACAAAATCAAAAGAAGATTAG
- a CDS encoding ABC transporter substrate-binding protein has translation MKVVKKLLAPVLVVGLLLTSLVTLHNLKDTKKDNVFRIGISQYITHKSLDATRKGFIEELKKEGYVDGKNIQIDFQNAQGEQRNLKNISKQLAEESDLVFAIATPSAQSLANTTKSTPIVFSAVTDPLAAKLVKNLKEPGGNITGTSDQSEDAISTQVDMIKQVLPTAKTVGILYTQSEPNSVVQKDNAKKILEAKGYQVVEKTILDSNNVKAAADSIMSEADIVFVPTDNIISSTMDTVKQVSISHKVPVFGGSAEMVATGGLYNFGTDYEELGRQAARMAIRIMKGEKPGKVAVETPEKLELHTNKEMAKELGIDISSLKVEK, from the coding sequence ATGAAAGTAGTGAAAAAATTGCTAGCACCTGTCCTGGTTGTAGGACTTCTGTTAACATCATTGGTGACCTTACACAATCTAAAGGATACTAAAAAAGACAATGTCTTTCGAATTGGGATTTCCCAGTACATCACCCATAAGTCGCTCGATGCGACACGAAAAGGCTTTATCGAGGAGTTGAAGAAAGAGGGTTATGTAGATGGGAAAAATATTCAGATCGATTTCCAAAATGCTCAAGGGGAGCAACGAAATCTGAAAAATATTTCTAAACAATTGGCAGAAGAAAGTGATCTAGTCTTTGCGATTGCAACCCCTTCCGCACAAAGTTTGGCTAATACCACTAAATCAACACCTATTGTTTTCTCAGCTGTGACCGACCCATTGGCAGCGAAATTGGTGAAAAACTTGAAAGAACCAGGTGGCAATATCACAGGGACAAGTGACCAGTCAGAAGATGCGATCTCTACACAGGTAGACATGATTAAGCAAGTGCTTCCAACGGCGAAAACAGTTGGGATCCTCTATACGCAAAGTGAGCCTAACTCAGTTGTCCAAAAAGACAATGCGAAGAAGATCCTTGAAGCTAAAGGCTATCAAGTGGTTGAAAAAACCATCCTCGATAGTAACAATGTGAAGGCTGCAGCAGACAGTATCATGTCAGAAGCAGATATCGTCTTTGTTCCGACAGACAATATTATCTCTTCTACAATGGACACTGTAAAACAGGTCTCCATCAGCCATAAGGTGCCCGTTTTTGGTGGATCTGCTGAAATGGTGGCTACTGGTGGTTTGTACAACTTTGGTACTGATTATGAGGAATTGGGAAGACAAGCTGCTCGGATGGCCATTCGCATCATGAAGGGTGAGAAACCTGGCAAAGTTGCAGTTGAAACACCTGAAAAATTAGAATTGCATACCAATAAAGAGATGGCGAAAGAGCTTGGAATTGATATTAGCTCGTTGAAGGTAGAAAAATAG
- a CDS encoding ABC transporter permease, with protein sequence MNFVLSSLSEGLLWSIMAIGVYLTFRILDIADMTAEGAFPLGAAVVASQIQAGRNPWLATLMGFLAGMIAGLVSGILHTKMKIPALLTGIVTLTGLYSINIKIMGGVPNLSIGDASTIFKSVMKLGLSNEEAVFLISISCLIIVCILLTLLMKTQLGLVLRSTGDNIPMSEANGVNVDNMKMLGYMISNGLIALCGAMFAQNDGFSDVTSGTGTIVVGLSAVIIAEVLIHELTIGWRLLSIGVGAIVYRLIILNIYEIPNLDQNMVRLFNAILLAIVLFAPEAQKRLRVRGLKLGNK encoded by the coding sequence ATGAATTTCGTTTTATCAAGTTTATCAGAAGGTTTATTGTGGTCGATCATGGCGATCGGTGTTTACTTAACATTTCGAATTTTAGATATTGCCGATATGACGGCAGAAGGAGCCTTTCCACTTGGGGCAGCAGTTGTAGCTTCCCAAATTCAAGCAGGAAGAAACCCTTGGCTTGCAACTTTGATGGGCTTCCTGGCAGGAATGATCGCAGGATTGGTTTCTGGGATTCTCCATACAAAAATGAAAATTCCAGCCCTCTTGACAGGGATTGTTACTTTGACCGGTCTTTACTCTATCAATATTAAAATCATGGGGGGAGTACCCAATCTCTCTATTGGTGATGCCAGTACCATTTTCAAAAGTGTCATGAAATTGGGCTTGTCCAATGAAGAAGCTGTCTTTTTGATTAGTATTTCTTGCTTGATCATCGTCTGTATCTTGTTAACCCTCTTAATGAAGACGCAACTTGGCTTGGTTTTGCGCTCGACTGGTGATAACATTCCAATGAGTGAGGCCAATGGGGTCAATGTAGATAACATGAAGATGTTGGGCTACATGATTTCCAATGGTTTGATTGCCCTTTGTGGAGCCATGTTTGCACAAAATGATGGTTTCTCAGATGTGACTTCTGGTACAGGGACGATCGTAGTTGGTTTGAGTGCTGTGATTATCGCTGAAGTTTTGATCCACGAATTGACCATTGGTTGGCGCTTGCTTTCCATCGGGGTTGGAGCCATTGTTTACCGTTTGATTATCTTAAATATTTACGAGATCCCAAATCTCGATCAAAATATGGTTCGTCTCTTCAATGCGATCTTGCTCGCGATTGTCTTGTTCGCTCCTGAGGCGCAAAAACGTCTTCGTGTTCGTGGACTGAAGTTAGGAAATAAGTAG
- a CDS encoding ABC transporter ATP-binding protein → MATLLSIDGIHKTFEAGTVNENHVLKGLDLQVEEGDFISVIGGNGAGKSTLMNILAGNLVVDEGDILLEGNSIKNTSVRKRAKDIARVFQDPKMGTASRLTIEENMAIAQRRGKSRGLSWGVREKDRELFREALKELNIGLENRLKVDTQYLSGGQRQALTLVMAALVKPKLLLLDEHTAALDPKTSEMVMELTQKIVESHDLTTLMITHDMNHAIEYGNRLIMLYQGKIVVDVKGEEKKNLTVEDLMRLFQQNSGETLVSDELVLG, encoded by the coding sequence ATGGCAACATTATTATCAATTGACGGCATTCATAAGACATTTGAAGCAGGAACAGTCAATGAAAACCATGTCTTAAAAGGCTTGGATCTACAAGTAGAAGAAGGGGACTTCATTTCGGTCATCGGTGGAAATGGAGCTGGGAAATCAACCTTGATGAACATCTTGGCAGGAAATCTGGTCGTAGATGAAGGAGATATCTTGCTAGAAGGTAACTCTATCAAAAATACGAGTGTTCGTAAGCGTGCGAAAGATATTGCGCGTGTCTTCCAAGATCCTAAAATGGGGACAGCTTCCCGTTTGACTATTGAAGAAAATATGGCCATTGCCCAACGTCGGGGGAAATCTCGTGGTTTGAGCTGGGGAGTTCGAGAGAAAGATCGCGAATTATTCCGTGAAGCCTTGAAGGAACTGAATATCGGTTTAGAAAACCGTCTCAAGGTGGATACCCAATATTTGTCTGGTGGGCAACGTCAAGCTTTGACCTTGGTCATGGCAGCCTTGGTCAAACCCAAGCTATTGCTTCTGGATGAACATACCGCAGCGCTCGATCCTAAGACTAGTGAAATGGTCATGGAATTGACACAAAAGATCGTGGAAAGCCATGATTTGACAACCTTGATGATTACGCATGATATGAACCATGCAATTGAATACGGCAACCGCTTGATCATGCTCTACCAAGGCAAGATCGTTGTCGATGTCAAAGGAGAAGAAAAGAAAAACCTAACGGTTGAAGATTTAATGCGCCTCTTCCAACAAAACAGTGGTGAAACCCTGGTTAGTGATGAATTAGTATTAGGATAA
- the pflA gene encoding pyruvate formate-lyase-activating protein: protein MENETVDYGKVTGMVHSTESFGAVDGPGIRFIVFLQGCQMRCQYCHNPDTWAMETNKSRERTVDDVLEEALRYRGFWGEKGGITVSGGEALLQIDFLIALFTKAQELGIHCTLDTCALPFRNTPRYLEKFDRLMAVTDLVLLDIKEINDERHKIVTSHTNKTILACAKYLSDIGKPVWIRHVLVPGLTDRDDDLIELGKFVKTLKNVDKFEILPYHTMGEFKWRELGIPYKLEGVKPPTKERVQNAKDLMETESYQDYLKRVKG, encoded by the coding sequence ATGGAAAATGAAACAGTTGACTATGGAAAAGTAACAGGAATGGTACACTCAACAGAAAGTTTTGGGGCAGTAGACGGACCTGGGATCCGCTTTATTGTCTTCCTTCAAGGCTGTCAAATGCGGTGCCAATACTGCCACAATCCAGATACTTGGGCAATGGAAACCAACAAGTCCCGTGAACGGACAGTGGATGATGTCCTAGAAGAAGCCCTCCGTTATCGTGGATTTTGGGGCGAAAAAGGGGGAATCACTGTCAGTGGAGGAGAAGCCCTCTTGCAGATTGACTTTTTGATTGCCCTCTTCACCAAGGCTCAAGAGTTGGGCATTCATTGTACCTTGGATACCTGTGCCCTTCCTTTCCGGAATACACCTCGTTATTTGGAAAAATTCGACCGCTTGATGGCGGTGACAGACTTGGTGCTTCTGGATATCAAGGAAATCAATGATGAACGACACAAAATTGTGACCAGCCATACCAATAAAACGATTTTAGCTTGTGCCAAGTACCTATCTGATATTGGAAAACCAGTTTGGATTCGTCACGTTTTGGTGCCTGGGCTTACAGACCGAGATGATGATTTGATCGAACTTGGAAAATTTGTTAAAACCCTTAAAAATGTTGATAAATTTGAAATTCTGCCCTACCATACTATGGGGGAATTCAAATGGCGTGAATTGGGAATTCCGTACAAATTGGAGGGTGTGAAACCACCGACAAAAGAACGGGTCCAAAATGCAAAAGATTTGATGGAAACAGAAAGTTACCAAGATTACCTGAAACGGGTCAAAGGATAA
- a CDS encoding manganese-dependent inorganic pyrophosphatase, with protein MSKILVFGHQNPDSDAIGSSVAFAYLAKEAYGLDTEAVALGTPNEETAFVLDYFGVEAPRVITSAKAEGAEQVILTDHNEFQQSVSDIAEVEVYGVVDHHRVANFETASPLYMRLEPVGSASSIVYRMFKEHGVAVPKEIAGLMLSGLISDTLLLKSPTTHPSDKVIAPELAELAGVNLEEYGLAMLKAGTNLASKSAEELIDIDAKTFELNGNNVRVAQVNTVDIAEVLERQAEIEAAIQAANAANGYSDFVLMITDIVNSNSEILALGANMDKVEAAFNFKLENNHAFLPGAVSRKKQVVPQLTESFNA; from the coding sequence ATGTCAAAAATTCTCGTTTTTGGTCACCAAAATCCTGACTCAGATGCTATTGGCTCATCTGTAGCTTTTGCTTATCTTGCAAAAGAAGCTTATGGTTTGGATACAGAAGCAGTGGCTCTTGGAACTCCAAATGAAGAAACAGCTTTCGTGTTGGACTATTTTGGTGTGGAAGCACCACGCGTTATCACATCAGCTAAAGCAGAAGGTGCAGAACAAGTCATCTTGACGGACCACAATGAATTCCAACAATCTGTCTCAGATATCGCTGAAGTAGAAGTATATGGTGTAGTGGATCACCACCGTGTGGCTAACTTTGAAACTGCCAGCCCACTTTACATGCGTTTGGAACCAGTTGGATCAGCATCTTCTATCGTGTACCGCATGTTCAAAGAACACGGTGTAGCAGTGCCAAAAGAAATCGCTGGTTTGATGCTTTCAGGTTTGATTTCAGATACCCTTCTTTTGAAATCTCCAACAACTCACCCATCTGATAAGGTGATTGCACCTGAATTGGCTGAATTGGCAGGTGTGAACTTGGAAGAATACGGTCTTGCCATGCTCAAGGCTGGTACCAACTTGGCAAGCAAATCAGCAGAAGAATTGATCGACATCGATGCCAAGACTTTTGAATTGAACGGAAATAACGTTCGTGTGGCTCAAGTGAATACAGTTGATATCGCTGAAGTCTTGGAACGCCAAGCTGAAATCGAAGCAGCCATCCAAGCAGCAAATGCAGCTAACGGATACTCAGACTTTGTTTTGATGATTACAGACATCGTCAACTCAAACTCAGAAATTTTGGCTCTTGGTGCCAACATGGACAAGGTAGAAGCAGCTTTCAACTTCAAACTTGAAAACAATCACGCTTTCCTTCCAGGTGCCGTTTCACGTAAGAAACAAGTGGTACCTCAATTGACAGAAAGCTTTAATGCATAA
- a CDS encoding YiiX/YebB-like N1pC/P60 family cysteine hydrolase: MLETGDLIFVSENTEMGQAIQASTGNYSHVAIFLDGSIYHATVEGGVLAQSPEDFFEAGKVYDLYRYAQIDCPDVKKRAESLLGAPYNASFYPDGVGYYCSQFIAELLPIFETIPMKFGDEEQEISPFWEDYYRELGLAVPLDQPGTNPSQLAQSPQLQFKERYLDDYNH, from the coding sequence ATGTTAGAGACGGGCGATTTGATTTTTGTCAGTGAAAATACAGAAATGGGACAAGCTATCCAGGCATCTACTGGCAACTATAGCCATGTGGCCATCTTTTTGGACGGTTCCATTTATCATGCCACGGTGGAAGGTGGCGTCCTTGCCCAATCTCCTGAAGACTTCTTCGAAGCCGGAAAAGTCTATGACCTTTATCGCTATGCGCAGATTGATTGTCCAGACGTCAAAAAGCGGGCAGAGAGTCTTTTAGGGGCTCCCTACAATGCGTCCTTTTATCCAGATGGAGTTGGTTATTACTGTTCCCAGTTCATCGCTGAACTACTTCCTATTTTTGAAACCATTCCCATGAAGTTTGGAGATGAGGAGCAGGAGATTAGTCCGTTTTGGGAAGATTACTACAGAGAGCTTGGTCTAGCGGTTCCTTTGGATCAGCCCGGGACCAATCCAAGTCAGTTAGCCCAATCACCACAGCTACAGTTTAAAGAAAGGTATTTGGATGATTACAATCATTAA
- a CDS encoding DUF1803 domain-containing protein, whose product MITIINPTRLTRQPFFKDLINFLDQHDDVILRQIKAQFPDQPVDKLMEEYIKAGFILRENKRYTLNLPFLKSADLVDLDQEVFVREDSAFYQELKAKVFQTELRNTTNEAILIEETDFERNAQTLSNYFYKVKHQYPLTEEQEKLYAILGDVNPEYALKYMTSFLLKFLKKEVVQQKRKDIFVDSLEILGYIRKNDEGKYELAVDLDKERLMFIKQ is encoded by the coding sequence ATGATTACAATCATTAATCCTACACGTTTGACACGTCAGCCATTTTTCAAGGACTTGATCAACTTTTTGGATCAGCACGACGATGTGATCCTGCGGCAAATCAAGGCCCAATTTCCAGATCAACCAGTGGATAAGCTGATGGAGGAGTATATCAAAGCGGGCTTCATCCTTCGAGAAAATAAACGCTACACCCTCAACCTGCCCTTCTTGAAGTCAGCTGATCTTGTTGACTTGGATCAAGAGGTCTTTGTCCGAGAGGACAGTGCATTTTATCAAGAATTAAAAGCAAAGGTCTTCCAAACAGAACTCCGCAATACTACCAACGAAGCGATTCTCATAGAGGAGACGGACTTCGAGCGAAATGCACAGACCCTTTCCAATTACTTCTACAAGGTGAAACACCAATACCCTTTGACAGAGGAGCAAGAAAAGCTCTATGCCATCTTGGGAGATGTCAATCCCGAGTATGCTCTTAAGTATATGACTAGCTTTTTGCTCAAGTTCCTCAAAAAAGAAGTAGTCCAGCAAAAGCGCAAGGACATCTTTGTCGATAGTTTAGAAATCTTAGGCTATATCCGCAAAAATGATGAAGGCAAATATGAATTAGCAGTGGACTTGGACAAGGAAAGACTGATGTTTATCAAACAATAG